The following proteins are co-located in the Deinococcus metallilatus genome:
- a CDS encoding MFS transporter gives MNAAPAAAPDAPPNGWRTFLWLWGSQALSVLGGGLSGFAMNIYLTQTRFPLESQRAELAAALSLTALGWTFAAIFGAPLAGALADRWDRRRIMLTCDLLGALLLAGGVALVTLTTPPVWALVAYTAALGLVGTFHGSAFDTSYGLLVPRAQLPRANGMMQTIWSLSGLLSPALAALLIGLPALARSGGGPAWLAGIRDGVPLAFAIDGATFLLAALVIWRLRIPSPPRREAGPRPSLGQDMRFGWKFIFSRPPLLHLLLTFAAVNLLTSGVGVLHPLLVRFALVPNEGAGGLSQEAALATLWTAMSAGGLAGGLLVSAWGGLKRRRVLGVLVPMVLAGTAQAASGALGHLGLLVPVCIAVACFGVMTPIMNAHSQAIWQSQVPPDMQGRVFSVRRLIAQFTAPVSTALAGLLAARYAPGSILLWAGLLMGLVAGAQLLNPVIRRVETPLTPAPVAQAGMGD, from the coding sequence ATGAACGCTGCCCCTGCTGCCGCTCCCGACGCCCCACCGAACGGCTGGCGGACCTTCCTCTGGCTGTGGGGATCGCAGGCGCTGAGCGTGCTGGGGGGCGGCCTCAGCGGGTTCGCCATGAACATCTACCTCACGCAGACGCGCTTTCCGCTCGAATCGCAGCGGGCGGAACTGGCGGCGGCGCTCTCGCTGACGGCGCTGGGGTGGACCTTCGCGGCGATCTTCGGGGCGCCGCTGGCGGGGGCGCTGGCCGACCGCTGGGACCGCCGCCGCATCATGCTGACCTGCGACCTGCTGGGGGCGCTGCTGCTGGCGGGCGGCGTGGCGCTGGTGACGCTGACCACCCCCCCGGTCTGGGCACTGGTGGCCTACACGGCGGCGCTGGGCCTGGTCGGCACCTTTCACGGGTCGGCCTTCGACACGAGCTACGGGCTGCTGGTGCCCCGAGCGCAACTGCCGCGCGCCAACGGGATGATGCAGACCATCTGGAGCCTCTCGGGCCTGCTGAGTCCCGCGCTGGCCGCGCTGCTGATCGGCCTCCCGGCGCTCGCGCGTTCCGGCGGGGGTCCGGCCTGGCTGGCGGGCATCCGGGACGGCGTACCGCTGGCCTTTGCCATCGACGGGGCAACGTTCCTGCTGGCGGCGCTGGTGATCTGGCGGCTGCGGATTCCCTCGCCGCCGCGCCGGGAAGCTGGCCCGCGGCCCAGTCTGGGGCAGGACATGCGCTTCGGGTGGAAGTTCATCTTCTCGCGCCCGCCGCTGCTGCATCTGTTGCTGACCTTTGCCGCCGTCAATCTCCTCACGAGTGGCGTGGGTGTGCTGCATCCCCTGCTGGTGCGGTTCGCGCTGGTGCCGAACGAGGGGGCCGGTGGCCTCTCGCAGGAAGCGGCGCTGGCGACCCTCTGGACGGCGATGAGCGCGGGGGGTCTGGCGGGCGGCCTGCTGGTCAGCGCGTGGGGCGGCCTGAAGCGGCGACGGGTGCTGGGCGTGCTGGTGCCGATGGTGCTGGCGGGGACGGCACAGGCGGCCAGCGGCGCGCTGGGGCATCTGGGCCTGCTGGTGCCCGTCTGTATCGCTGTCGCCTGTTTCGGGGTGATGACGCCGATCATGAACGCGCACTCGCAGGCGATCTGGCAGTCGCAGGTGCCGCCCGACATGCAGGGGCGGGTCTTCAGCGTGCGCCGCCTGATCGCGCAGTTCACCGCGCCGGTCAGTACCGCGCTGGCGGGCCTGCTCGCCGCCCGGTATGCGCCGGGCAGCATCCTGCTGTGGGCGGGGCTGCTGATGGGGCTGGTCGCGGGGGCGCAACTGCTGAACCCGGTCATCCGCCGCGTGGAAACGCCGCTGACCCCCGCCCCAGTCGCGCAGGCCGGGATGGGGGACTGA